A region of Streptomyces deccanensis DNA encodes the following proteins:
- a CDS encoding fused DSP-PTPase phosphatase/NAD kinase-like protein: MSVAVTPPPVRQDPLSTPSARPRSLRGKVVRVLIGVLLGYLALWATGSLGILAMSYVARETTSVPEGTRSVKGIHNFQPVGTDGELWRGAAPSPAGYRTLADLGFTTVVDLRAEKLSAAQLALPREAGLDVVRVPMRDGQTPTPEQVRRLLDTVSESSGPVFVHCGAGVGRTGTMAAAYLVRTGQEDSPGAVWRNLSVGPPSIEQIYYGLMLERERETAQPPLPVVAVSRLVDAPRRIWSYV; encoded by the coding sequence ATGTCTGTCGCTGTCACTCCCCCGCCCGTACGCCAGGATCCGCTCTCCACCCCCTCCGCCCGCCCCCGCTCGCTGCGCGGCAAGGTGGTGCGCGTGCTGATCGGTGTGCTGCTCGGCTACCTCGCCCTGTGGGCCACGGGCTCCCTCGGCATCCTGGCCATGTCGTACGTGGCGCGTGAGACCACCTCGGTGCCCGAGGGGACGCGCTCGGTGAAGGGCATCCACAACTTCCAGCCTGTCGGCACGGACGGCGAGCTGTGGCGCGGGGCCGCCCCCTCCCCCGCCGGTTACCGGACGCTGGCCGACCTCGGCTTCACCACGGTCGTCGATCTGCGTGCCGAGAAGCTGAGCGCCGCCCAGCTCGCCCTGCCGCGCGAGGCGGGCCTCGACGTCGTACGGGTGCCGATGCGTGACGGGCAGACCCCGACACCCGAGCAGGTACGGCGCCTGCTCGACACCGTCTCCGAGAGCTCCGGGCCGGTGTTCGTGCACTGCGGCGCCGGTGTCGGCCGTACGGGGACGATGGCCGCCGCCTACCTCGTGAGGACCGGGCAGGAGGACTCGCCCGGCGCGGTCTGGCGCAACCTGTCGGTCGGGCCGCCGTCGATCGAGCAGATCTACTACGGGCTGATGCTGGAGCGCGAGCGGGAGACCGCGCAGCCGCCGCTGCCGGTGGTCGCGGTGAGCCGCCTCGTGGACGCGCCGCGCCGGATCTGGTCGTACGTGTAG
- a CDS encoding SAM-dependent methyltransferase: protein MEYVMNGRPPVEIDTSRPHPARMYDWYLGGKDNYPVDEAMGRQMLALDPRVPVMAQVNRAFMHRSTRWLAERGVRQFLDVGTGIPTEPNLHQIAQRVAPDTSVVYCDNDPIVLAHAAALLRGTPEGRTEYLQADVRDPHAVVEGARKILDFDRPVALSLIALLHFVSDEDGAHALVQRLMSELPSGSYLVVTHATADFTPEESKAATEKLKAAGVTLALRSREEFTRFFDGLELVDPGVEVPHHWHPELGDPVPGQDDGVIPGYGAVARKP from the coding sequence ATGGAGTACGTCATGAACGGGCGTCCCCCCGTCGAGATCGACACGAGCAGACCCCATCCCGCGCGGATGTACGACTGGTACCTCGGCGGCAAGGACAACTACCCCGTCGACGAGGCCATGGGCCGGCAGATGCTGGCCCTCGACCCCCGGGTGCCGGTGATGGCACAGGTCAACCGGGCCTTCATGCACCGCTCCACCCGCTGGCTGGCGGAGCGCGGTGTCCGCCAGTTCCTCGACGTCGGCACCGGCATCCCGACCGAGCCGAACCTGCACCAGATCGCCCAGCGGGTCGCCCCCGACACGAGCGTCGTCTACTGCGACAACGACCCCATCGTGCTGGCCCACGCGGCGGCCCTGCTGCGCGGTACGCCGGAGGGGCGCACGGAGTATCTGCAGGCCGACGTGCGCGACCCGCACGCCGTCGTCGAGGGCGCCAGGAAGATCCTGGACTTCGACCGGCCCGTGGCGCTCTCGCTGATCGCGCTGCTGCACTTCGTCTCCGACGAGGACGGCGCACACGCGCTGGTCCAGCGGCTGATGTCCGAGCTGCCCTCCGGCAGCTACCTGGTCGTCACCCACGCCACCGCCGACTTCACCCCCGAGGAGTCGAAGGCGGCCACGGAGAAGCTCAAGGCCGCGGGCGTCACCCTGGCCCTGCGCTCCCGTGAGGAGTTCACCCGCTTCTTCGACGGCCTCGAACTGGTCGACCCCGGCGTCGAGGTGCCCCACCACTGGCACCCCGAACTCGGCGACCCCGTCCCCGGCCAGGACGACGGGGTCATCCCGGGGTACGGAGCGGTGGCGCGCAAGCCGTAG
- a CDS encoding DUF397 domain-containing protein: MELIKPQSQARTRTQSHIRVYNGMPARELGSEGWHKPWSGGNGGNCLEAMKLADGRIAVRQSTDPDGPALIYTPDEMNAFIQGAKAGVADFLLS, encoded by the coding sequence ATGGAACTCATCAAGCCGCAGTCGCAGGCGCGCACACGCACGCAGTCGCACATACGCGTCTACAACGGCATGCCCGCCAGAGAGCTGGGCAGCGAGGGCTGGCACAAGCCCTGGAGCGGAGGCAACGGAGGGAACTGCCTGGAGGCCATGAAGCTCGCCGACGGCCGGATCGCCGTACGGCAGTCCACCGACCCCGACGGGCCGGCGCTGATCTACACGCCCGACGAGATGAACGCCTTCATCCAGGGCGCCAAGGCGGGGGTGGCCGACTTCCTGCTCTCCTGA
- a CDS encoding helix-turn-helix domain-containing protein produces MSEPRSAPTVGQVVLGRRLLDLRERAGIRREDAARVLHVTAATVRRMETAEVALKIPYLQLLLKAYGVGDEEAETFVRLAEEANKPGWWQRYHDILPGWFSMYVSLEGAASLIRGYDPHFVPGLLQTEDYARSVMTSGAIGQTKPADIERHVDLRMQRQDLLTREGAPRLWFVMDETALRRPVGGPAVMRAQIDRLLEAMELSHVTLQVATFDTGPHPGTYGPFVLFRFAMPELPDMVYSEYLTGAVYLDDRSEVATHLEVMDRMAAQAATAQRTKEILRGLREEL; encoded by the coding sequence ATGAGCGAGCCGCGGTCCGCGCCGACGGTCGGGCAGGTCGTGCTCGGTCGGCGTCTGCTGGACCTGCGCGAGCGCGCGGGCATCAGACGCGAGGACGCCGCACGCGTCCTGCACGTCACCGCGGCCACGGTCCGCCGTATGGAGACCGCCGAGGTCGCCCTCAAGATTCCCTACCTCCAGCTCCTGCTGAAGGCGTACGGGGTGGGGGACGAGGAGGCCGAGACCTTCGTCCGGCTCGCCGAGGAGGCCAACAAGCCCGGCTGGTGGCAGCGCTACCACGACATTCTGCCGGGCTGGTTCTCCATGTACGTCAGCCTGGAGGGCGCGGCCTCCCTGATCCGCGGGTACGACCCGCACTTCGTCCCCGGCCTGTTGCAGACGGAGGACTACGCCCGTTCCGTCATGACCTCGGGAGCCATCGGCCAGACCAAACCCGCGGACATCGAGCGCCATGTCGACCTGCGCATGCAACGCCAGGATCTGCTCACCCGTGAGGGCGCGCCCCGGCTGTGGTTCGTGATGGACGAGACCGCCCTGCGCCGCCCCGTCGGCGGACCGGCGGTCATGCGCGCACAGATCGACCGACTGCTGGAGGCGATGGAGCTGTCCCATGTGACGCTGCAGGTCGCCACGTTCGACACAGGACCGCACCCCGGTACGTACGGGCCGTTCGTCCTGTTCCGTTTCGCCATGCCGGAGCTTCCGGACATGGTCTACAGCGAGTACCTGACCGGCGCCGTCTACCTGGACGACCGCTCCGAGGTGGCGACCCACCTCGAGGTCATGGACCGCATGGCGGCGCAGGCCGCCACGGCACAACGCACGAAGGAGATCCTCCGGGGTCTCCGCGAGGAGCTCTGA
- a CDS encoding ATP-binding protein yields MIPPPAPLGTDAAGDRVGPGPAAGARPETVAERRFRFELAAHPGAVAQARRVTRTQLTGWALCEDTCDTAALVVSELVTNAIVHTASSQIVCELHDGDELVRIAVRDEGCAPGEPHPSPQRPEEEHGRGLLLIESLCRSWGAQPVGLGLLVWADVPRGLLAAAAPAIPPQTVAADAPDAVADRPLGADMTLGAGNGADTAARSDLGWGAKKPPTEDRDGEAEAFRLTGVESHRGGAPAGYRTGFECRTEAGVRPQAGRRAGAEWV; encoded by the coding sequence GTGATTCCGCCCCCTGCGCCGTTAGGAACAGACGCCGCCGGTGACCGTGTCGGTCCCGGTCCGGCCGCCGGGGCGCGCCCCGAGACAGTCGCCGAGCGCCGGTTTCGATTCGAGCTGGCCGCGCACCCGGGTGCCGTGGCCCAGGCCCGGCGTGTGACCCGTACCCAGCTCACCGGCTGGGCCCTCTGCGAGGACACCTGCGACACGGCCGCCCTCGTCGTGTCCGAACTGGTGACCAACGCGATCGTGCACACCGCGAGCAGCCAGATCGTCTGCGAGCTGCACGACGGCGACGAACTGGTGCGGATAGCGGTACGGGACGAGGGCTGCGCTCCCGGCGAGCCGCACCCCTCGCCGCAGCGGCCCGAGGAGGAACACGGCCGGGGGCTGCTGCTCATAGAGTCCCTCTGCCGCTCCTGGGGTGCGCAGCCGGTCGGTCTGGGGCTCCTGGTGTGGGCGGACGTGCCGCGCGGCCTCCTCGCCGCCGCGGCCCCGGCGATCCCGCCGCAGACCGTCGCGGCCGACGCGCCCGACGCGGTCGCGGACAGGCCGCTCGGTGCGGACATGACGCTCGGCGCGGGCAACGGCGCGGACACGGCGGCCCGGTCCGATCTGGGCTGGGGTGCGAAGAAGCCACCGACGGAGGACCGGGACGGTGAGGCCGAGGCCTTCCGTCTCACCGGCGTCGAGAGCCACCGTGGCGGTGCCCCGGCCGGGTACCGCACGGGTTTCGAATGTCGTACGGAAGCCGGGGTCCGGCCGCAGGCCGGTCGGCGGGCGGGGGCCGAATGGGTGTGA
- a CDS encoding ABC transporter ATP-binding protein: protein MRKARDGGKPETSESETLLFGGPLRYDMGWSQHADAFLELNFRAMVRRLPSLLASSFRLAWQADRRAARTVLAAETGRGLAQAVSLLAVNTILARLMTDGTVEERLREAVPALVTIAAVTLVATLLRAASTYATGRLEPKVERVATELYLERAAAVELSAIEDDGFHKLLDTAKYGAQSARRMISYSARVVNALISLIAAAGVLTVLHPALLPLLVTMTLPSAWSSLTIARRRYTSFHAWVQHARAGYLIGSLLIEPEAAPEIRVHGVGPFLLRHFRSMSETAEAEQARLARLAARTGLYAALWTGLATVATYATLGGLLLGGAMALSVAGTAVIAIRTGSASLDTLVLEVNSLHEEALFVGDMQRLYVEAAKRAIPEGGDPLPEDPQEIRVENVTFAYPGKAGRPALSDVTLTVPLGKIVALVGENGSGKTTLVKLLAGLYTPDQGKIMWDGVDAAGADRRQLAERIAMVAQDFKRWPFTARVNMAIGRPAAPMTEERLAASVAEAGAQDVMDDLPRGLDTLLGKGFSGGHELSGGQWQRLGIARAAYRRGRILIVDEPTAALDARAELEVFEKIRALAGTGQTVVLITHRLASVRHADLVHVLDQGRLVESGTPDELLATGGVYAELYSLQAEQFAARVPAERTAPERVPAPKAG, encoded by the coding sequence GTGCGGAAGGCGCGTGATGGGGGCAAGCCGGAGACGTCCGAGTCGGAGACACTGCTCTTCGGAGGGCCGCTGCGGTACGACATGGGCTGGTCGCAGCACGCCGACGCCTTTCTCGAGCTGAACTTCCGCGCGATGGTGCGGCGGCTGCCGTCCCTGCTCGCGTCGAGCTTCCGGTTGGCCTGGCAGGCGGACCGGCGGGCCGCCCGCACCGTGCTGGCCGCCGAGACGGGCCGTGGCCTCGCCCAGGCGGTGAGCCTGCTCGCGGTGAACACGATCCTGGCCCGGCTGATGACGGACGGCACGGTCGAGGAGCGGCTGCGGGAAGCGGTCCCCGCCCTCGTCACCATCGCCGCCGTCACGCTGGTGGCCACGCTGCTGCGGGCCGCGTCGACGTACGCCACGGGCCGGCTGGAACCGAAGGTGGAGCGGGTCGCGACCGAGCTGTACCTGGAGCGGGCGGCGGCGGTGGAGCTGTCCGCGATCGAGGACGACGGCTTCCACAAGCTGCTGGACACCGCGAAGTACGGCGCCCAGTCGGCCCGCCGGATGATCAGCTACTCGGCGCGTGTGGTCAACGCGCTGATCTCGCTGATCGCCGCGGCCGGTGTGCTGACCGTGCTGCACCCGGCCCTGCTGCCGCTGCTCGTCACGATGACCCTGCCGAGCGCCTGGAGCTCCCTGACGATCGCCCGCCGCCGCTACACGTCGTTCCACGCCTGGGTGCAGCACGCCCGGGCGGGCTATCTGATCGGCTCGCTGCTGATCGAACCGGAGGCGGCCCCGGAAATCCGGGTGCACGGCGTCGGCCCGTTCCTGCTGCGCCACTTCCGCTCCATGTCGGAGACCGCGGAGGCCGAGCAGGCCCGCCTGGCCCGGCTGGCGGCCCGTACGGGCCTGTACGCGGCCCTCTGGACGGGGCTGGCCACCGTGGCGACGTACGCCACGCTGGGCGGTCTGCTGCTCGGCGGCGCCATGGCGCTGTCCGTCGCGGGTACGGCGGTGATCGCGATCCGCACCGGCTCAGCGAGCCTCGACACGCTGGTCCTGGAGGTGAACTCCCTGCACGAGGAGGCCCTGTTCGTGGGCGACATGCAGCGGCTGTACGTGGAGGCGGCCAAGCGCGCGATCCCGGAGGGCGGTGATCCGCTGCCCGAGGACCCGCAGGAGATCCGGGTGGAGAACGTGACCTTCGCCTACCCGGGCAAGGCCGGCCGGCCCGCGCTCAGCGACGTCACCCTGACCGTGCCGCTCGGCAAGATCGTGGCGCTCGTCGGGGAGAACGGCTCGGGCAAGACGACCCTGGTCAAGCTGCTCGCCGGGCTGTACACCCCGGACCAGGGCAAGATCATGTGGGACGGCGTGGACGCGGCGGGCGCCGACCGGCGGCAGCTCGCCGAGCGCATCGCGATGGTCGCGCAGGACTTCAAACGCTGGCCTTTCACGGCCCGCGTCAACATGGCGATCGGCCGCCCCGCCGCGCCGATGACCGAGGAGCGGCTCGCGGCGTCCGTCGCGGAGGCCGGGGCGCAGGACGTGATGGACGATCTGCCGCGCGGCCTGGACACGCTGCTGGGCAAGGGGTTCAGCGGCGGGCACGAACTGTCGGGCGGACAGTGGCAGCGCCTCGGCATCGCGCGGGCCGCGTACCGGCGCGGGCGCATCCTCATCGTGGACGAGCCGACCGCCGCCCTGGACGCACGCGCCGAGCTGGAGGTCTTCGAGAAGATCCGCGCCCTGGCGGGCACCGGTCAGACGGTCGTCCTGATCACCCACCGGCTGGCCTCGGTCCGCCACGCCGATCTCGTGCACGTCCTCGACCAGGGGCGCCTGGTGGAGTCCGGCACCCCGGACGAACTGCTGGCCACGGGCGGGGTGTACGCCGAGCTGTACTCGCTCCAGGCGGAGCAGTTCGCGGCACGGGTGCCGGCCGAGCGGACCGCCCCGGAGAGGGTTCCCGCACCGAAGGCGGGGTGA
- a CDS encoding amidohydrolase → MTPSPPSPPSSVPPSSVPASPSAVSPADLVITGCTALVHDEHEGIAFVEDAAIVVREGVIASIGPAEETAPVATAERIDARGQVAVPGLVNCHTHAPMVALRGIAEDMPAEEWFNDVIWPVESNLTARDVELGARLACAEMIRGGVTCFADHYFTMDTVAAVVEETGLRAHLGEAFFSSQGPEGREKSLEFALRHRGAAGGRITTALAPHAPYTVDDADLAATAALARDHGLPVHLHAAESRDQTDNSLARHGVTPIEVLERAGLLGVPEGVLIAHGTGIVERDLPVLERATGPVAVATAPRGYLKFAWPTTPIRALRRIGIPVGLATDGAASNNSLDVWEAMALTALVQKSTEGDPRWLTSRQALHHATLQSARAVGLGESIGSLAPGRRADIVLVDLSGPHTQPVHDLAATLVHSARSADVTTTIVDGRVLMRDRELLTVDVRATVREMTGRLAALTDRGHGGRIQDYDRPPE, encoded by the coding sequence ATGACGCCGTCTCCGCCCTCACCCCCCTCCTCCGTACCCCCCTCCTCGGTCCCGGCCTCGCCCTCGGCCGTGTCTCCCGCCGATCTCGTCATCACCGGCTGCACCGCCCTCGTCCACGACGAGCACGAGGGCATCGCGTTCGTCGAGGACGCCGCGATCGTCGTACGGGAGGGGGTGATCGCGAGCATCGGACCGGCGGAGGAGACGGCCCCCGTGGCCACGGCGGAACGCATCGACGCACGGGGCCAGGTCGCTGTGCCGGGGCTCGTCAACTGCCATACGCACGCGCCCATGGTGGCACTGCGCGGCATCGCGGAGGACATGCCGGCGGAGGAGTGGTTCAACGACGTCATCTGGCCCGTCGAGTCCAACCTGACGGCGCGGGACGTCGAGCTGGGGGCCCGGCTGGCGTGCGCGGAGATGATCCGAGGTGGCGTGACCTGCTTCGCCGACCACTACTTCACGATGGACACCGTGGCCGCCGTGGTCGAGGAGACCGGCCTGCGGGCGCATCTGGGGGAGGCCTTCTTCTCCTCGCAGGGGCCCGAAGGCCGCGAGAAGTCACTGGAGTTCGCGCTGCGGCACCGGGGCGCGGCCGGCGGTCGCATCACCACCGCGCTCGCCCCGCACGCCCCCTACACCGTCGACGACGCCGACCTCGCCGCGACCGCCGCACTCGCTCGCGACCACGGCCTCCCGGTGCACCTGCACGCCGCGGAGAGCCGCGACCAGACCGACAACAGCCTGGCCCGGCACGGCGTCACGCCCATCGAGGTCCTGGAACGCGCCGGACTGCTCGGCGTCCCCGAGGGCGTCCTCATCGCGCACGGCACCGGAATCGTCGAACGCGATCTGCCGGTCCTGGAGCGGGCGACGGGACCGGTGGCCGTCGCGACCGCGCCCCGGGGCTACCTCAAGTTCGCCTGGCCCACGACCCCGATCCGTGCCCTGCGCCGCATCGGGATCCCCGTCGGGCTCGCCACGGACGGGGCCGCCTCCAACAACTCCCTCGACGTGTGGGAGGCCATGGCCCTCACCGCGCTCGTGCAGAAGTCCACCGAGGGCGACCCGCGCTGGCTGACCTCCCGCCAGGCCCTGCACCACGCCACGCTCCAGAGCGCCCGGGCCGTGGGGCTGGGGGAGAGCATCGGCAGCCTCGCCCCCGGCCGGCGGGCCGACATCGTCCTGGTCGACCTCAGCGGCCCGCACACGCAGCCCGTGCACGACCTCGCCGCCACCCTCGTGCACAGCGCCCGGTCCGCCGACGTGACCACCACGATCGTCGACGGCCGCGTCCTCATGCGCGACCGGGAGCTGCTCACCGTCGACGTGCGGGCGACGGTGCGGGAGATGACCGGTCGTCTGGCCGCGCTCACCGACCGTGGCCACGGCGGCAGGATCCAGGACTACGACAGGCCGCCCGAATAG
- a CDS encoding FUSC family protein gives MSRRAVLSLPPWLAHALRAQRGPVPWNAVLRGALAGGSLLLVAVVSGHPTVGVVAALGAMLAGINDRPGSRRVAVQRLGAPALAGAVGLLVGTYAGQYAGAVVLTLLLTALGLLAGAMSAVGPVASGAGTQLLVAAAIGAGMPLPEPGWQRALAYLAGAGWLLALRLALPTPAILTAGDYRFDGERDAVAAVYDAIAALLDAVGTSGAIARRAALTAALDHAQDALAGPRLRRYASSSAERRLHAQYTAALPLAEAATALAWAGDAVVGRASEGPRRLAAAVRGNTGTGPLPAPARSAPALRALDDALLRAAEAFDRGGAPRDLHTRRRTLGSLVRLGLGSGGREYGLRVALSFGAAAAVAQALHHQHWYWLPATAVFLVKPDLGPLVSRVLCRAAGTVFGAVLFAGFAAVLPRPEGLIALVAVSGALIPVATRHFAAQTAVVTVLVLALVMVGGDPQASWSRIAETLLACAIVLIVGHLPMPRGQRGGGVRARLTEAGTAAHAYLAHVLHEARTPGAGPGGGGASPSGGTSTPHGVTVPNGVTVSVGAALPGEADERAARWTLRREAYRSLAGARAAIALSGAELPALARHTEGTDEIAAVLERLVDTTTACAVHLDDTGRLGRHHTERLTALLDELARHRRHADISLPAPPDVTDLLPRQGVTA, from the coding sequence GTGTCCCGCCGCGCCGTCCTCTCCCTGCCGCCCTGGCTTGCCCATGCTCTGCGTGCGCAGCGGGGGCCGGTGCCCTGGAACGCGGTGCTGCGCGGGGCGTTGGCCGGTGGGTCGTTGCTGCTGGTCGCCGTGGTGTCGGGGCACCCCACCGTCGGGGTCGTCGCCGCACTCGGCGCCATGCTCGCCGGAATCAACGACCGCCCCGGCAGCAGGCGCGTCGCCGTGCAACGGCTCGGAGCGCCCGCGCTCGCCGGAGCCGTGGGGCTCCTCGTCGGGACATACGCCGGACAGTACGCCGGAGCCGTCGTCCTCACCCTGCTGCTCACCGCGCTGGGGCTGCTCGCCGGCGCGATGAGCGCGGTCGGGCCCGTGGCCTCCGGAGCGGGCACCCAACTGCTGGTCGCCGCCGCCATCGGCGCCGGGATGCCGCTGCCCGAACCGGGATGGCAGCGGGCGCTCGCCTACCTGGCGGGCGCCGGATGGCTGCTCGCCCTGCGCCTGGCCCTGCCGACCCCGGCGATCCTCACCGCCGGCGACTACCGCTTCGACGGCGAACGGGACGCCGTCGCCGCCGTGTACGACGCGATCGCGGCGCTGCTGGACGCCGTCGGCACCTCCGGCGCCATCGCCCGGCGGGCCGCGCTGACCGCCGCCCTCGACCACGCTCAGGACGCCCTCGCCGGACCCCGGCTGCGGCGCTACGCCAGCTCGTCGGCCGAACGGCGCCTGCACGCCCAGTACACGGCCGCCCTCCCGCTCGCCGAGGCGGCGACCGCCCTGGCCTGGGCCGGGGACGCCGTCGTCGGCCGCGCGTCCGAAGGCCCCCGGCGGCTCGCGGCGGCCGTACGCGGCAACACCGGCACCGGCCCGCTGCCCGCGCCCGCACGCTCGGCGCCCGCGCTGCGCGCCCTCGACGACGCGCTCCTGCGCGCCGCCGAGGCCTTCGACCGGGGCGGCGCCCCCCGCGACCTGCACACCCGCCGCCGTACCCTCGGCTCGCTCGTCCGGCTCGGCCTCGGCTCCGGCGGGCGCGAGTACGGGCTGCGGGTCGCCCTCTCCTTCGGCGCCGCCGCGGCCGTGGCCCAGGCGCTGCACCACCAGCACTGGTACTGGCTGCCCGCCACCGCCGTCTTCCTGGTCAAGCCCGACCTCGGGCCGCTCGTGTCCCGGGTGCTGTGCCGGGCGGCCGGGACCGTGTTCGGCGCCGTGCTCTTCGCCGGGTTCGCCGCGGTCCTGCCCCGGCCGGAGGGGCTCATCGCGCTGGTCGCGGTCAGCGGCGCGCTGATCCCCGTGGCCACCCGGCACTTCGCCGCCCAGACCGCGGTCGTCACCGTGCTGGTGCTCGCGCTCGTCATGGTCGGCGGCGATCCCCAGGCCTCCTGGAGCCGTATCGCCGAGACCCTGCTGGCCTGCGCCATCGTCCTGATCGTCGGTCACCTGCCGATGCCCAGGGGGCAGCGCGGCGGGGGCGTACGCGCCCGGCTCACCGAAGCGGGCACGGCGGCGCACGCCTATCTCGCACACGTCCTGCACGAGGCGCGCACGCCGGGCGCGGGCCCGGGAGGGGGCGGGGCCTCCCCGTCGGGCGGGACGTCCACGCCCCACGGGGTCACCGTGCCCAACGGCGTGACCGTGTCCGTCGGGGCCGCGCTGCCGGGCGAGGCCGACGAGCGGGCCGCCCGCTGGACCCTGCGCCGCGAGGCCTACCGCTCGCTCGCCGGCGCCCGCGCCGCGATCGCCCTCTCCGGGGCCGAACTGCCCGCCCTGGCCCGGCACACCGAGGGCACCGACGAGATCGCCGCCGTGCTCGAACGGCTGGTCGACACCACCACCGCCTGCGCCGTGCACCTCGACGACACGGGACGGCTCGGCCGCCACCACACCGAGCGGCTCACCGCACTTCTCGACGAACTCGCCCGCCACCGCAGGCACGCCGACATCAGCCTCCCCGCCCCACCGGACGTGACCGACCTCCTGCCGAGACAGGGCGTGACGGCGTGA
- a CDS encoding RidA family protein, with the protein MIRRTNVPSLFSPPVYAHASVVEAGTKLAFLAGSVPLDADGKLVGEGDPVRQAEQVLANLGEQLRAVGSDFAHVAYTDVYVVSSEPAVLSAVWNVVEASGLSIGPHSSTLLGVACLGYTGQLVEITATAVVP; encoded by the coding sequence ATGATCCGGCGCACCAACGTGCCCAGCCTCTTCTCACCGCCCGTCTACGCGCACGCGTCCGTCGTCGAGGCCGGGACGAAGCTCGCCTTCCTCGCCGGTTCCGTCCCGCTGGACGCCGACGGGAAACTCGTCGGGGAGGGCGATCCGGTGCGGCAGGCCGAGCAGGTGCTGGCCAATCTCGGGGAGCAACTACGGGCGGTGGGCAGCGACTTCGCGCATGTCGCCTACACCGATGTGTACGTCGTCAGCAGTGAGCCGGCCGTCCTCTCCGCCGTCTGGAACGTCGTCGAGGCGTCCGGCCTGAGCATCGGCCCCCACTCCTCCACCCTCCTCGGCGTCGCCTGCCTCGGCTACACGGGCCAGCTGGTGGAGATCACGGCGACGGCGGTGGTCCCGTAG
- a CDS encoding aspartate/glutamate racemase family protein: MRIVVTNCNTTQGMTEEIVRGARAAAGPGTTVTGLTPAWGPESAEGWLDSYLSAAAVLDTLRTYEEPYDAVVMAGFGEHGREGARELLDVPVVDITEAAAHLACLLGRRYGVVTTLDRTCGQIEDSLDAAGVGRNCAAIVGTGLGVLDLADTDRTTRAFLAAGRRAREAGAEVLVLGCAGMTGLQRTVGEKLGVPVVDGVGAAVKLAESLVALRLTTSRVGSYAKPLPKGRTWGNGAR, encoded by the coding sequence GTGCGCATCGTCGTCACGAACTGCAACACGACGCAGGGAATGACCGAGGAGATCGTGCGAGGTGCCCGGGCCGCAGCAGGCCCGGGCACCACCGTGACCGGACTGACCCCCGCCTGGGGCCCCGAGTCCGCGGAGGGCTGGCTCGACAGCTACCTCTCCGCCGCCGCCGTCCTCGACACCCTGCGGACCTACGAGGAACCGTACGACGCCGTCGTCATGGCCGGCTTCGGGGAACACGGGCGCGAGGGCGCGCGGGAACTGCTGGACGTCCCCGTCGTCGACATCACCGAGGCCGCCGCCCACCTCGCCTGCCTGCTCGGACGGCGCTACGGGGTGGTGACCACCCTGGACCGCACCTGCGGGCAGATCGAGGACAGCCTGGACGCCGCCGGCGTGGGCCGCAACTGCGCCGCGATCGTCGGCACCGGGCTCGGCGTCCTCGACCTCGCCGACACCGACCGCACCACCCGGGCCTTCCTCGCGGCCGGTCGGCGCGCCCGCGAGGCCGGGGCCGAGGTACTGGTCCTGGGGTGCGCCGGGATGACCGGGCTGCAGCGCACGGTGGGGGAGAAGCTGGGGGTGCCGGTCGTCGACGGGGTCGGAGCGGCCGTGAAACTCGCCGAGTCACTGGTGGCACTGCGGCTGACCACCAGCCGAGTGGGGAGCTACGCGAAGCCGCTGCCGAAGGGGAGGACGTGGGGGAACGGGGCGCGGTAG